The following is a genomic window from Bordetella petrii.
TGGACAACATCGGCGCCATGATGGTGATCATGCGTCATGCGCTGGGAGGCGGGGCAACGCGCACCTTGCGGTTGGATCAGACGGGAAAATCGCTGGGGCATGCGCTTTTGCGCCTGCCCGTGCGTGATCCGAGCTGAATCCCTGTAATCCCACCGACGGTATTCAACAAATGGCTATTCTTTCTTCCCGCCCCGGGCCGGGCAGCCCGGACTTCGCCGCGAATTCGGCGGCGTATGAAGCATTGCGCGCGCCGCTGCTCGCTGCAAGAGAACGAGCGATTGCTGGCGGCGGCGAACGCGCGCGCCAAGCGCATCTGGCGCGCGGAAAGCTGTTACCGCGCGAGCGTATCAATACGCTGCTGGATGCCGGCACGCCGTTCCTGGAGGTCGGCCAGTTAGCTGCCGATGGCGCGTACGATGGCCAGTCGCCGGGAGCCGGGATCATTACTGGTGTCGGCATTGTGTCCGGCCGGGCCTGCATGATCATGGCCAACGATGCGACGGCCAAGGGTGGAACGTATTACCCGCTGACCATCAAGAAGCAGGTGCGCGCCCAGGCCATTGCACGTGAGAACGGCTTGCCCTGCGTCTATCTGGTGGATTCGGGAGGTGCCTTTCTGCCTTTGCAGGGCGACATATTTCCGGACGAGCAGCACTTCGGCAAGATCTTTCGCAATATCGCCGAGATGTCGGCCCTTGGGCTTAAACAAGTTGCGGCGGTGCTGGGCGCTTGCACTGCCGGCGGCGCCTATATCCCAGCGATGTGTGACGAAACCGTGATCGTCGACAAGGCGGGCATGATCTACCTGGGCGGACCGCAGCTGGTGCAGGCCGCTACCGGCGAATTGGTTGACGCCCAGGAGCTTGGGGGTGCGGACACGCACACCCGCCTGTCCGGCGTGGCCGACCATTTCGCGAACGATGAGTTGCACGCACTCGAACTGGTGCGCGGCATTCTTGGACGCTGCGAGGCCCCGGCACTGGCGCCGC
Proteins encoded in this region:
- a CDS encoding carboxyl transferase domain-containing protein gives rise to the protein MAILSSRPGPGSPDFAANSAAYEALRAPLLAARERAIAGGGERARQAHLARGKLLPRERINTLLDAGTPFLEVGQLAADGAYDGQSPGAGIITGVGIVSGRACMIMANDATAKGGTYYPLTIKKQVRAQAIARENGLPCVYLVDSGGAFLPLQGDIFPDEQHFGKIFRNIAEMSALGLKQVAAVLGACTAGGAYIPAMCDETVIVDKAGMIYLGGPQLVQAATGELVDAQELGGADTHTRLSGVADHFANDELHALELVRGILGRCEAPALAPPPRPCRPPRYEAAELPGLIPANPKQAMPMLDVLARLLDGSELVQYRERYGTSLICGTGAIGGYPVGVLANDGVLLGQSAQKAANFIELCCQENIPLVFLHNISGFMVGVQYEQGGIAKDGAKMVNAVSTARVPKFSVIVGGSYGAGAYAMCGRAFGPRFMAMWPNARTSVMGGEQAATVLALVRGEQLARQGKEFSAEEAEAYKAPIRDTYGAESTALNAASRLWVDSVIEPADTRDWLTLGLALAAAGPKEPTRFGVFRM